The following proteins are co-located in the Williamwhitmania sp. genome:
- a CDS encoding phosphate ABC transporter ATP-binding protein, whose amino-acid sequence MDSNTEIDIRNLNLHIGKQQILKDINIQIPKNKITVILGPSGCGKTTLLKTLNRLTDMYPDIKVVGEIFIDDIDILSYKGDITQLRQRMGLLSQRPYPLPMSIFKNVAYGLRISGRKEKKFLTKPVEHFLRQASLWEEVKDRLRDPASGLSIGQQQRLCLARGLAVDPKIILADEPTSALDPVSSQAIEEKFLELKDNYTIVMVTHVLRQARRIADHVVFMYLGEVVEQGPAKEFFENPKEERTKAYLKGAFN is encoded by the coding sequence ATGGATAGCAACACCGAAATCGACATCCGAAATCTCAACCTGCACATTGGAAAGCAGCAGATTTTAAAGGACATCAACATCCAGATTCCGAAAAACAAGATAACGGTTATTCTCGGACCCTCTGGCTGCGGCAAAACCACCCTGCTCAAGACGTTGAATCGGCTTACCGACATGTATCCCGATATTAAGGTTGTTGGTGAAATATTTATTGATGATATAGACATTCTATCCTACAAGGGAGACATTACGCAACTACGACAGCGCATGGGACTCCTTTCGCAGCGACCTTATCCCCTGCCGATGAGCATTTTTAAGAATGTTGCCTATGGGCTCCGAATTAGCGGAAGAAAAGAGAAGAAATTTCTAACAAAGCCTGTGGAGCATTTCCTTCGTCAGGCTAGCCTGTGGGAAGAGGTAAAGGATAGGCTCCGCGATCCGGCATCGGGATTATCCATTGGGCAACAGCAGCGACTGTGCCTTGCCCGTGGGCTAGCGGTAGACCCCAAAATTATTCTGGCCGACGAACCCACCTCTGCCCTCGACCCCGTTTCGAGCCAGGCCATTGAGGAGAAATTTTTGGAACTAAAGGACAACTACACCATTGTTATGGTTACCCACGTTCTTAGGCAAGCAAGGCGCATTGCCGATCATGTGGTTTTCATGTATTTAGGCGAGGTAGTTGAACAGGGTCCAGCCAAGGAGTTTTTCGAAAATCCAAAGGAGGAACGAACCAAGGCATACCTGAAGGGAGCGTTTAACTAA